The Nitrospirota bacterium genome has a window encoding:
- a CDS encoding glutaredoxin domain-containing protein: protein MADSIQDEINKEVAAHKILIYGKGTKQMPMCGFTRETIQFFDKYGYPFELIDVLTQPSKREALAKMTNWPTLPKVFIDGQFYGDTDVLDPMAAKGEMEPLLKKAFGK, encoded by the coding sequence ATGGCAGATTCCATTCAAGATGAAATTAACAAAGAAGTCGCCGCACACAAGATTTTGATCTACGGCAAGGGCACCAAGCAGATGCCGATGTGCGGGTTCACGCGAGAGACGATACAGTTCTTCGATAAGTACGGATATCCGTTTGAACTGATCGACGTCCTCACTCAACCAAGCAAGCGAGAAGCGCTCGCAAAAATGACCAACTGGCCGACGCTTCCTAAGGTGTTCATCGACGGACAGTTTTACGGCGATACCGATGTGCTGGACCCGATGGCGGCCAAAGGCGAGATGGAGCCGCTGCTGAAAAAAGCATTCGGGAAATAA
- a CDS encoding NYN domain-containing protein, whose protein sequence is MMFVDGENLAKRYFAMRGDERQREHVVFAKDIFVWSRYANRDHFPQVVRRHYYTSAPGDRDALGAIENQLRAVGIEAPRVFHRPKSGRSKRVDITLATEMLTHAHRKNFDVAVLVAGDEDYVPLVEAVKREGQQLVLWFVEDGLSASLRAAADHFWNIGEVLFVDRKDEPAFTELYG, encoded by the coding sequence ATGATGTTCGTGGATGGCGAAAATCTTGCGAAACGTTACTTTGCGATGCGAGGTGATGAGCGTCAGCGAGAGCATGTCGTCTTTGCCAAGGATATCTTTGTCTGGTCGCGTTATGCCAACCGAGATCACTTCCCGCAAGTAGTCAGACGGCACTATTACACGTCGGCCCCTGGGGATCGTGATGCTCTCGGCGCGATCGAGAATCAATTACGGGCCGTTGGAATCGAAGCGCCGCGCGTGTTTCATCGCCCAAAGTCCGGCCGATCCAAGCGAGTTGATATTACATTGGCAACGGAAATGCTCACGCATGCTCACCGAAAAAACTTCGACGTGGCAGTGCTTGTCGCGGGGGACGAGGACTATGTGCCATTAGTAGAGGCAGTCAAGCGTGAAGGTCAGCAGCTCGTCCTTTGGTTCGTTGAGGATGGGCTAAGTGCTTCCCTTCGTGCCGCAGCCGATCACTTCTGGAACATAGGTGAAGTTTTATTCGTGGACCGAAAAGATGAACCAGCGTTTACCGAGCTCTATGGTTAG